In Oryzias latipes chromosome 15, ASM223467v1, the sequence ctccgcaaacgagtgacgtcgttcaccgttgagtattcttctggcttctgcgcatgcgggtctcgtttgggtcgtgtcacggtcacactggagatcacaaaagttcggatttacttggaaatgtgaacggtctagcattaagccctgcagtgtgaacgtagccatagatttcattttgatgaaattatatatttaaattccagtgtattaaaaacataaatctcTCTGATCTAAAGACTTTGGaattttttggaatttttttcagaaatttaTAACAGAATTGATCATCCTGATTGATCGGActgatcaataaaaaaaaggtcatttatCAGACTGTTTTATTGACTTTGTGCCGCAGTTTGTTAAAGCTTTTCTGCATAAACACCTTTATCAGCAtcaaaatcagtgtttttgaCAGACCTGATGTTTACTTTTAAACCTAGATTTCTCCTCTTCTAAATTGATCTCATAAAAGGTCATCAGGGTTTTAGAATGAGTCTGTCTAAAGAAAGAAAGGACAAACTTTGGTCTTCCTGCAGCGCCGGCTTGCTGCTCGTCTCGTTACGGCCTGGCGCTGCTCTCCTGCTACGGCTTCTTCGTGGTCTACTCTCTGAGAGTGAACCTGAGTGTGGCCATGGTGGACATGCTCAACACCACGCATCAGACCAACCACAGCGCCTCCGTGTGTCCCGCGCACCCCAGCCCAGCACGGCCCAAAAACAACCACACGGTGAGCAGCAGTACGCACCCTCACCGCCACTTCAGCAACTTGTGGAACCACAAACTGGACAAATACGAATAGCAGCAGTTTAGGGAAAGGTTTGGCCAAACACACAGCCCTTCGGTACACCAACACCGATTccagtttattttgttgtttttatcaaaCTTTTGATTAAGTGGTTTATTTAATATCTTgggcttttaaagaaaaagtatcataaaaaatgttcaaacattcCCACAGGCTAATGTCTACAACTGGGACTCTGAGACTCAGGGCTGGATCCTGGGCTCCTTCTTCTACGGCTACATTCTGACCCAGATCCCTGGCGGCTACATGGCCGGCCGCTTCGGAGCCAAGTGGCTGATGGGTTTTGGGATCCTAGGAACTGCAGTTTTCACACTTCTGACACCCTTGGCTGCTGATCTTGGGGCAAGCTACCTGATAGCTGTGCGGGTGCTGGAAGGGATCGGAGAGGTACAAACTCAGGCCATTTTGGGCGCGTTAAAGGGTCTTTACCAtgctaaataaaacattttaaacttttaagtgtatcataatgttcattcctcatgaaaagagaccccaaagcggtatttggatctgttcatgcatttctgagtattcctctaaaaacacgAGCCCCTCCCTACCCATGTAAATAAACAACACATTGTAACGTAGATAAGTGAGAACAggtccttccaggaagagtctgcactgccagcaccgcccccaggttaacacgcatacacacacactttctccacggagGTAGCGGTGATCGACAAAAACGCTTTCTTATCATAATCAcaatatgcacaatatgcacatccatctctgcaaaagtttagatgttgtttgttttcgagGGCGAAACTCAGACACGATGCCGACTCTAGTTTGATGTCATgaaaaatgggcggcacccacaaggagagaaaggtgGAGTCTCGGAGATTGAGTCATCTTATCTCCGGGTTgcaaaagaacaataaaataacgaatatttaatttaaaaatgtgttcttttgtatACCATAGGtaatattagggctgcacgatatgaggaaaactcgcgatatgcgatattggtgattaatattgcgataacgatataattcgcggtatataaacaaatagcaaaacaaccaaaaacgtAATTTCCgtgttcactgcaacagtttaaaaattatactccaaatgacccttgtcgacgtaggaggcaaacatcaaacataaaagggctcatctgattgatcaacaacgtaaacgggtccttccgattggttaaatgcataaagggatatatttaatttgttcaatatttcaagctgccatgagtttgttttagcacatttaaggtaaccatttattgcgattttcgccgtcttttgcggtatgcatattgcacagcttaatgtcgcgataacgataaatttgcggtatattgtgcagggcctaggtaatatattatcaaatACATGGATAttttttactctaaaaggcttaagaatagcatggtatcGGCCCTTTAAGTTAGTCAGACTGAACTTGTTCAGAACTTTTTCTGTTGGCCTCATCTTTAGGGTGTTTCCTTTCCTGCCATGTACACCATGTGGGCAGCGTGGGCCCCCCCGCTGGAGAGGAGCCGCCTGCTCACCATTTCATACCTCGGTAGGAAACATATGTTAACATAAACGCATTGAATCACTTCCCTCTATGAATGAAGAGGTTGCCACTTGTTATCTACAGTTAGTTAATTGTTAGCTAAAGTTACTTAATTATTAGCAATATTTAGCAAATTGCTAGCTACAGTTAATTGAGGGTGTGTCCAAATTCGAGGACTGTATCTTTCAATGGCTGCGACCTTCCCGTGCGACGTTGGCCGGGTCTTTAGTTGAGCAGGTAGGCCGCATGTTAATGGCTGTGAATTTAGACGAGTCTAGCCTTTAGATAATTCTAGCCGTTACATTGGCGAATGTCCTGTCGCCTAGCAACCGCGATACCTGATCAGAGaggagtagtgaaccaggcatggagctcaatattttcctgtcttatttcatccaacttttaatcttgGAAGGGTAATTATTAAAAGGTGTAATTATCTACAACCACGGGTCCCGCTTTACAGTCCGGcattgttgtcagaaaatctccGGGTTCGGCCGCAAGGCATCATGGGATATGGACAGCATAGAAGACCAATCCTTAATATCGGGAAAAAGAAGACCGTATTCGTTGGCCTCATTTGATGGAGTCGTTGAATTTGGACAACACTGTGACACTACACTCGCTGTGATGTAAGCAGCCAACAAATGCAGCCCGGGTAGAACGCAGCTCTCCAATTTGGACACATCTGAATTGTTGGCTATATTTAGCTAATTGTTAGCCAGTGTTAGATAACATTTAGTTAGTTAGTTGTGGCTAAATGTTAGTTAACTATAGCTAAAGTGCAATTAGCTGCAGGTTGTTATCTTCAAACACCAGTCACATtggtttggggaaaaaaaactgtttgccGCAAACATTTAGATTTGTGTGAACACTTAACTTTGCCGTGaatcaaattcagtttatttacaaGGTGAGAATTTACACTAGGTAAGGTGTTGAATCGATGAAGACAAAAATTACAATTGTCATCAAATTCATTCCTAacaatttaagtttatttttgtttattccgTCCAGATCATCAGTGCTGTCGAAATAtcttaacattatttttttgctgtggTTTTTATTGGGCAACGCTATAAATGACTAGACTAGAAGAAGATCCAGCAGTGAGTTGATGTGAACACAGAGATGCCTCATCTGCATTAAACCAGTTTTGGAGGGAAGAGGAGAaactaaaaagtattttttttaatgacagcgAAACGTTACGTCATCTGCATAATGTTAGATATTTATAtgattaaattagttttttgtcaaaatgaataaatacggAACGTAATTTGATTGTAGAAAAGtaaagctgatttttttgtaCCAagagtagctgggataggctccagtaaccTTTGACCCCAAAATGGAAAAAGCGGGTTCTGAAAATAGATGAATGGATCCCTTGCATTTGACTCATTTCTTGTGGTTTGGATATAACAGTTTGTTTAAAGCACTAATTCAGATCAGTGGGTTGTCTGTGAGGCTCACCGTCATGAGAGGCTCTAATGTCAGTTTCTATCCCATTCTAGGCGCTCAGCTGGGGACGGTGATCTCCCTCCCTGTATCGGGTCAGATCTGCTTCTACCTGGGCTGGACCTATGTCTTCTACATATTTGGTTTGGACAAAACAATTCCTGTATCCATCTTTATGTTCTTGCAGGTTTTCATTTATTCAGGTTAATGCTGTGCTGGTCCAACATCCTGCTAACAGGACAGTTTCAgttctttgtttggttttacaCCTTGATCTCTTTTACTTCCCGATGGGCTACTctcgttttgttcttttgttccaCTTTGCTGGATGGAAAATAGTAGAGGGGCCTCCTCTGATGGTACATGCGTGCTCTTCTGTGCAGGTATcattgggctggtgtggttcgTCCTCTGGGCGTTTTTTGTCTTCGACAGTCCAAACACTCATCCGCGCATATCGGAGCGGGAGAGACTCTACATAACCAACTCGCTCAAGAACGAGGTATGAGCGCTCTTCGTGTTCTAAAGGGTGACGGCTATCTGCAAAGTCTGCTGTTGCATCGGTCGGCGCAACAGAGGTTTATTATCTGCTTGTTGTGACGCCCGGAATGAGTCTGCGGTTTACAAAAGTCGCTGCTGTCAGCGTTTCTTCACGtcgtcagcagcagcagcagcagcagtaaaagTACTCAAACTTTCTGTTCAAAAAGAGGAACCACATCAGGAGTGCTTGGATCAAAATAACAGCTCAAACTTAAAATTCAGTAATATTTAATACCAGCAGGGGGAGACAATGCTCAGGCAAAGAGAAGCCTAAAAGCAGCAGCTCAATGCAATGTATTTAAACAAGTGCAATATATGATCAAAGCAAGTAAAATTCACCAATACCGTCCATTTATGTATACATCATTCAGATAAAGACAATTTATCTTGGTTTTAAGGTTAGCAAGTCGATTTAGTTGTTATAAGTAATGAAGAAAACCTTTGACCTTACTGAGCATAAAATGAAGTTGCTGTAAAGAAGAGAACCTGTCATCGTTAGATGAATCAAGAAAAACCTTCAGCAGAACCAAACATTCAGACGTTCATTGGTGAGAAACAGAGCTGACAGAGGAGAGCTTacagacccactcagatgaaaattgtgtgttGGAGGATTTTAACATGATATGTCGTTCAACTCTGAGCTGAATTCTTAGATTTGGCCTTGAAAGAAGAAGATTGCATCATTTGAACTTTAAATAGCTTCAAGGCTTTTCATTAATCTGTCAGCTGATGCAGGGACATCCAGACATTTAACAAATTCATGTACTTCTGTATTTGTAAGCACAAATGAGGTTTTACTACatattattttaaagataaaactcTAAATTTACCAAAATTGTATGTTTAGATTCTAGTGAAACTATGTTTTAACATTTGACAAAAGACAGGATGACTTTAGGTGGCTTTTTATGAAGAcgcaaacgtttttttttttaaataaatgtatcaaacaCTCAGCAATGGTTAattaaaataagcaaacaaaaaaagtaaataaatgtttcctGAGTGTAGTGCCCACAGTGTAGTGTAGTGTAGTGCAGtgttttcaaccatttttgagccacggcacactttaaccttgacaaaaatcccgcggcacaccagcatccaagaaaaaaaaataaagcagaaattcatggtctgtattgatcgacagccccccccccgcccgcaatctcacgtgcatttttgtgataattgtggccggaaaagcaggaagttgcggctgtttttactaagagatgaaatgaaagttaaattataaaatttagaaacttttttttttgttgtggctTCAAGATGTTtcacaaggacaactcattgtgcgctgggacactggccctttaagccaatgcatcatgggagatgtagtgtgaaaactgccgaaaaattGCAGAAAGACtcacgtctctgagcttcattgttttgttcacttgttccacggtctgacaccggactctgtggaaagctacaccgctaaagacgagctttagctggtatttttgttagaactgagcgactttatcagcagaattaagaacaaggaagtgaagactttaaccacttttgattggtcagactgatgacatgtgattaagccttcaagaatgattggcggagacagttaaagggacgggacttttccgcaaacgtcatagctgcaggtaaatcgcggtacagtcattcttatcaaaatgtctttaatagaattaaataaacacaaagaaaaagtaattttaagatcttttatattcctaatttatcagggcctgtttggatgaactaagagctgatttcctggagatggaaaatatttttagatcagttaatgagggaaatttctcacggcacacttgaccatctcccacggcacactagtgtgccgcggcacactggttgaaaaacactggtgtagTGTACACTGTACACTGTAGTGTAGTGTAGAAGTGCCTGCAGTCCTTGTTTTTCGCAGTGTAATAAACTGCTAGAACTTTACAGCctttaaatgaaaggaaaaaacctTACTTCAGTCGTtcagtcgccatgttggagccacgccagtaagcagtgattggtctgtgTCGGTCCGAGtctacgtttctatggcaaccactctctccaatcaggagcaAGCTAGATAGAAAACCACACCCCTTTcactgaaagcgggctcaggagaatctgtcaatcaaacattttgaacatgagACCGCCCACTTTTATtcaagcatctgattggtcagtttataccttgaataacttgaactaaagaaaaaaaatatcatgaaaaaaaattaggatgatcaagaacatgttggaaaaaggtatcagagtaaAAACTGTTATTCTgacaatagaatgactgagttacagctgtttatttctcagtagaagtctatgggattttggcttcatggaaccagcaggtacttcctgcttGGAACGCCAggagggaggagtcactcagtccggTTTTATATATAGTCAAGGTTTTAACCCTCATTTGAGCTGATTTTTGTAAATCCCCATCATGCCTCTGTATGGAAGGAAAAATGAGGATGCTCAGACCTCCACCTTCTTTCTCTTAGCTGTCCCCCTCGGCGGGCTTCATCCCCTGGCGAGCCATTTTGACGTCGCGGCCGCTCCTGGCCATCGTTGTGGCTCACTTCTCCTACAACTGGACCTTCTACACGCTCCTCACTCTGCTGCCCACCTACATGAACGACATACTGGGATTCAGCATCCAGCAGGTGAGAATGCTAAAGCTGTCAGATGTTTGGAGCAGGCCTCACAGGTGAGCTGACCCCCCCTCTAACGTCCTCGCCAGAACGGGATGCTGTCGGCTCTGCCGTATGTCGGCTGTGCTTTGTTCGCCGTGGTGAGCGGGCAGATCGCCGACTACCTGCGTGAAACCTGCCTGTACCCGACCGTCACCGTCAGGAAGTGCTTTTCCCTCGTTGGTGAGGAAACCTCAAACATGGCCTCAGATCCTGGAGCAGTTCTGGTTCTGATCTCTCCTTTGCTCTCCTGCAGGCATGATCGGTCCGGCCCTGTTCCTGGTGGCAGCGGGTTTCATCGGCTGCGATTACACTTTAGCCGTCACTTTCCTcaccctctcctcctctctgggtGGAGTGTCGGCCTCTGGCTTCAACATCAACCACCTCGACATCGCTCCTTCGTAAGAGCCGTTCAGATGCTCACGTTAATGTGTTCAGGAGCGCCGCAGCGCCTCACCGAATATCAACATCTCTCCTCGTAGGTACGCAGGAATTCTGCTGGGAATCACCAACACTTTTGCCACCATTCCTGGCATGGTGGGACCGGTCATTGCAAGAGCGCTCACTCAACACGTAAGAAAACACCGTCAGTGTCAGAGCGGAAAGACGTCAAAGTTCAGGATTTCAGCTCCAAACAATCACATCTGCATCTGAGAATGATGCAGAAGATTCCAGTTAGACCAGAATAATGTGATTTATTACTATTTAGGGGGCATCACAGTAAACCATCTGCTCCCATCTAatcctctcctctgcatcctcctcactcacaccaaccATCCTCCTGCCCTCCttctctacatccatgaacctcctctttccCAGTAGCTCCAACCTCGTCGTCCTTCTACcatcaacatgtccaaaccatctccatctgcttccctgcattcatctccaaaacatccaacctctgatggattcattcctgatccaatccatcctcatcactcccaaagagaacctcaacgtCTTCATCTTCTACTCTGCTCTGCCTCCCGCCTCTTTCTCAGAATCTCTAGAGCagcaacatggctgctctcaccacagtcttcctTTCGTTCTTGCCGACACTCTTTCGTCAAACATctcacctgaaaccttcctccacctgctccaacCTGCTCCCACGCACCTCTTTCCTACACTCTCTGTTGTTCTGGACTGTTGCTCCCTCACTGAATCTTAACCCATGAGAACCCAGACTACcagtctatttcttttttttcctgaaaaatgaaataatgtaGAATacaccacaaaccaagtggaccactaaacactgatgtcaccaCAGGTTCTCACAGGTCAAAGTAAAAAGATTCTTGTTTCACGTAAAACAATCTTGCTTTCTGATTTTCCTTAAATAGCAAATTAATCTTTATAAGAGCTAAGTCTACAACTTGAGGCTACTGGGATGTGTGACGGTGGATTGATCTGGCTAACACGCTGATTGATCCAAGATGTCGTTTTGCTATACGACAAGCAAAAAGGAAAGTCTCTgcactctgatcatttctgatTTTATTAATTATATAATCAGAAATCATCTTCACTTTTATTTCTCCATTTCTTTGCACTCTTCAAGAACCTGTCTGAGCTCAGCTAATCAACATGTCTTTATGATTGACATGTAGAGACACTCACAATAATTACTCAATATGGCTCCTAaaatcttagtttaagaaacTCTGTCTTTGtgactggatttttttcttaaaagaagaATCCTTGGTGAGAACATtttttaccccattggcagatttgtggctttttttaaagaacacttTACAATTTTAAGAATTGTTGACTTATTTGTAagaggcctgtttttgcagtgtaaggTCCTCCACCCTCCTCACTTGTGCTCACAGTAACATCA encodes:
- the slc17a5 gene encoding sialin; translation: MAATHGSDTEGDGLETPLLARGKDGRVPRAPACCSSRYGLALLSCYGFFVVYSLRVNLSVAMVDMLNTTHQTNHSASVCPAHPSPARPKNNHTANVYNWDSETQGWILGSFFYGYILTQIPGGYMAGRFGAKWLMGFGILGTAVFTLLTPLAADLGASYLIAVRVLEGIGEGVSFPAMYTMWAAWAPPLERSRLLTISYLGAQLGTVISLPVSGQICFYLGWTYVFYIFGIIGLVWFVLWAFFVFDSPNTHPRISERERLYITNSLKNELSPSAGFIPWRAILTSRPLLAIVVAHFSYNWTFYTLLTLLPTYMNDILGFSIQQNGMLSALPYVGCALFAVVSGQIADYLRETCLYPTVTVRKCFSLVGMIGPALFLVAAGFIGCDYTLAVTFLTLSSSLGGVSASGFNINHLDIAPSYAGILLGITNTFATIPGMVGPVIARALTQHNTIAEWQVVFYIAAAINVVGALFYSVFGRGTVQPWAVSEVYPHGD